The following proteins are encoded in a genomic region of Hemiscyllium ocellatum isolate sHemOce1 chromosome 23, sHemOce1.pat.X.cur, whole genome shotgun sequence:
- the LOC132826863 gene encoding legumain-like, with amino-acid sequence MEALAQCDVPVAILQNRIKAAKNPEETAKLQKELDKLLETRELIRQTVQEIVKLAADSEEQAERILATKQHLTEKENYHAAVEYFRVECFDWHKQEYEYARHQLSAFVNLCEERVPLTRIKEAIDQVSKKLKK; translated from the exons ATGGAGGCTTTGGCACAGTGTGATGTGCCTGTTGCTATCCTTCAGAATCGGATCAAAGCTGCCAAGAACCCTGAGGAGACAGCGAAGCTTCAGAAAGAATTGGACAAGCTCCTTGAG ACAAGGGAATTGATCCGCCAGACAGTACAGGAGATCGTTAAACTGGCTGCAGACTCTGAGGAACAAGCTGAACGTATCCTTGCAACTAAACAGCACCTCACGGAGAAGGAAAACTATCATGCTGCAGTGGAATATTTCCGAGTTGAGTGCTTTGACTGGCACAAGCAGGAG TATGAATATGCTCGTCACCAGCTGAGTGCCTTTGTCAATTTATGCGAAGAGCGGGTCCCACTGACACG AATCAAAGAAGCAATCGACCAAGTGAGCAAGAAGCTGAAGAAGtga